In Rahnella sikkimica, the following are encoded in one genomic region:
- a CDS encoding fimbrial protein: MKTTYKLMVSGLLLALAGNSYAIDGRINFSGAIIKTACVINGGNDVDVPLGTYSAAQFREIGDTSPNIPFTLPLANCPVAQKEGDPLPHFRIWLEAEAVDSTHPNLVKLGNSFGDTMADGVGIQILDANTKAVMLLNTLPTITYDIKTATMDVNLLANYQSFKDPDDITAGPADASVNVTLDYR; encoded by the coding sequence ATGAAAACGACATACAAGCTCATGGTAAGTGGGTTGCTTCTGGCATTAGCCGGGAATAGCTATGCGATTGATGGAAGAATTAACTTTTCTGGCGCGATTATTAAAACTGCATGTGTCATTAACGGGGGGAATGATGTAGATGTTCCTTTGGGGACATATTCCGCAGCGCAATTTCGAGAAATTGGCGATACGTCTCCAAATATCCCTTTCACTCTGCCTTTAGCGAACTGCCCTGTGGCACAAAAAGAGGGTGACCCTCTTCCACATTTCCGTATATGGCTGGAGGCTGAAGCGGTTGATTCAACCCATCCTAACCTCGTGAAACTGGGCAATAGCTTCGGCGATACAATGGCGGACGGCGTAGGTATTCAAATTCTGGATGCCAATACAAAAGCTGTTATGTTGCTGAATACTTTACCGACTATCACCTATGACATTAAAACAGCAACGATGGATGTCAATTTGCTTGCAAACTATCAGTCGTTCAAAGATCCCGATGACATCACTGCCGGTCCGGCAGATGCAAGTGTCAACGTTACCCTCGATTATCGTTAA
- a CDS encoding fimbrial biogenesis chaperone, translating to MRNSINRIIQLSLLFFLSIQLSYGGGILVGRTRVIYAANKKEASLPLSNKSESKPFLIQSWIDNGDGKTRGPFVVTPPLFRLNANDENSLRISYTGGELPQDKESIFYINVRAIPSTPKNDANELRLVIKTRIKLFYRPEKLQGKSYDAYKLLTFSRANGQLNITNPSSYYVVFSYLTVGDIVLKDTDMIAPGSQINVKLPGDLSGNTVEWSAINDYGGDTTPEKRSL from the coding sequence ATGCGTAATTCAATCAATCGAATCATTCAGTTATCTCTTCTGTTTTTCCTTTCTATTCAGCTGAGCTATGGCGGCGGGATTCTTGTGGGTCGCACCCGGGTAATTTATGCCGCTAATAAAAAAGAAGCGTCATTACCTCTTAGCAACAAATCGGAAAGTAAACCGTTTCTGATTCAATCCTGGATTGATAATGGGGATGGGAAGACGCGTGGCCCGTTTGTTGTCACACCTCCACTTTTTAGATTGAATGCCAATGATGAAAACAGCCTTCGTATTTCATATACAGGAGGAGAATTGCCGCAAGACAAAGAATCCATATTTTATATTAATGTTCGCGCTATCCCTTCCACCCCCAAAAATGATGCTAACGAGTTAAGGTTAGTTATTAAGACAAGAATAAAACTTTTTTATCGCCCTGAGAAATTACAAGGAAAATCTTATGATGCCTATAAGCTCCTGACGTTCTCACGCGCTAATGGTCAACTCAACATCACTAACCCTTCGTCTTATTACGTTGTATTCAGTTATCTGACGGTGGGCGATATCGTGCTCAAAGATACAGACATGATTGCACCTGGCAGCCAAATCAACGTGAAACTTCCAGGCGATCTTTCTGGCAATACCGTTGAGTGGAGCGCAATCAATGATTATGGCGGAGACACAACACCTGAAAAGAGAAGTCTGTGA
- a CDS encoding fimbria/pilus outer membrane usher protein → MDNSPNATTRGNCVRRSRHILTLLLSCTFPMTVLSIDAARAEEVYFDPQLLEHNGQQGDNVDLSIFSKGDKAQVAGVYDTAIYVNLDKVLQQEIRYGQMPDGSLAPEITPDLLRAMNVRVDAFPSLVNHQHDAPLDTLARYIPAAAAKFDFNRMRLDISIPQAAMDQKANGYVDPKKWDDGVPVLFSNYAFSGSQRKNKNGSDDSSQYLNVQNGLNLGPWRLRNYSTYSSSDGQQSWDAISTYAQRDIKSLKSQFLIGESSTPGDLFPSLQFTGVQLASDDNMLPDSQRGFAPTIRGIANSNAEVTIRQDGYIIYQSYVAPGAFEINDLYPSSYSGDLEVTIKEADGTERRFNQPFSSVPVMQRPGRLKYSGTAGRYRSNNNGDKEPDFAQGTVIYGVSNEITTYAGTLLSPDYLSGMAGVGFSLLSLGSVSVDITQAQTTLDNNKNSSGQSYRVQYSKNIETTDTNFSVASYRYSTRGFYDFDEANQAQDNETQEGHKRSKYQVSVNQSMWEGASLYASAYQQDYWRDSNKEKNISLGVNSTLYGISYNLSYSYSQLDGEDNDQQIALNIRVPLSRWLPQSWATYNVTHDKEGETRQQVGLSGTALDDHRLSYSLQQSHTRQVGNDSSNINTSYRSSYGTLNAGYYYDSDSQQISYGVAGGVVAHAHGVTLSQPLGDSFALIDTNGASGARVQNLPGLRTDWRGYAVVPYLTSYTENRIVLDTTTLPDDVDVTNTSELVIPNKGAMVVAHFDAHIGARALIKLVRNDGTAVPFGAVAVSEDQSLENIVDDGGVLYLTGIKTDEQVGLHVKWGIAANQQCKASINLKPVASSVQSVTASCL, encoded by the coding sequence ATGGATAACTCTCCGAATGCCACAACACGGGGAAACTGCGTTCGTCGGTCGCGTCATATCCTCACATTATTACTGAGCTGTACTTTCCCGATGACGGTTTTGAGTATCGACGCCGCCAGAGCAGAAGAAGTTTATTTCGACCCACAGTTACTTGAACATAACGGGCAACAGGGTGATAACGTAGACCTCTCGATTTTTTCCAAAGGTGATAAAGCGCAGGTGGCGGGTGTTTACGACACGGCTATTTACGTCAACCTTGATAAAGTGCTCCAGCAAGAAATTCGTTATGGTCAGATGCCCGATGGCTCGCTGGCACCGGAGATAACACCCGATTTACTTCGGGCAATGAACGTCAGGGTCGACGCATTTCCCTCTCTGGTAAATCATCAACATGATGCCCCTCTGGATACATTAGCTCGGTATATTCCTGCCGCCGCAGCAAAATTCGATTTTAACCGGATGCGCCTTGATATCAGCATTCCGCAGGCGGCGATGGACCAGAAAGCCAACGGATATGTCGACCCCAAAAAATGGGATGACGGCGTGCCTGTGTTGTTTTCTAACTACGCCTTCTCAGGGTCTCAGCGAAAAAATAAAAACGGCAGCGATGATTCCAGCCAATACCTGAATGTGCAAAACGGATTAAATCTGGGGCCATGGAGGTTGCGTAATTACAGCACCTACAGCAGCAGCGACGGTCAACAAAGCTGGGATGCCATTTCTACTTACGCTCAGCGTGATATCAAAAGCCTTAAATCCCAGTTCCTGATTGGTGAAAGCTCCACACCGGGAGATCTGTTCCCCAGCCTGCAATTTACCGGAGTTCAGCTAGCTTCCGACGACAATATGCTGCCGGACAGCCAGCGAGGTTTTGCACCGACGATCAGAGGAATTGCCAACTCCAACGCCGAAGTCACTATCCGGCAGGATGGATATATCATTTATCAAAGTTATGTTGCGCCCGGTGCATTCGAAATTAACGACCTTTATCCGTCTTCTTACAGCGGCGATCTGGAAGTCACAATCAAAGAGGCCGACGGAACGGAACGCAGGTTTAATCAGCCCTTTTCTTCCGTGCCGGTGATGCAACGTCCGGGACGTCTGAAATACAGTGGCACCGCAGGACGCTACCGTTCAAATAACAATGGCGACAAAGAACCGGACTTCGCGCAAGGCACGGTGATTTACGGTGTCTCGAATGAAATCACCACGTATGCCGGGACATTATTATCACCAGACTATCTTTCCGGAATGGCGGGTGTCGGGTTCAGTTTACTGTCTCTCGGCTCAGTTTCTGTCGATATCACGCAGGCTCAAACCACGCTGGATAACAATAAAAACAGCAGTGGCCAGTCCTATCGTGTTCAGTATTCTAAAAACATCGAGACGACGGACACAAACTTTTCCGTCGCCAGTTACCGTTATTCCACCCGCGGATTCTACGATTTTGATGAAGCGAATCAGGCGCAAGATAACGAAACGCAAGAGGGTCATAAGCGCAGCAAATATCAGGTCAGTGTGAATCAGTCGATGTGGGAAGGCGCAAGTCTGTATGCGTCTGCTTATCAGCAAGACTACTGGCGTGATAGCAATAAAGAGAAAAATATTTCCCTTGGTGTGAACTCTACCCTTTACGGCATCAGCTATAACCTGTCCTATTCCTACAGTCAGTTGGACGGTGAAGATAATGATCAGCAGATAGCGTTGAATATTCGTGTTCCGTTAAGCCGTTGGCTGCCACAAAGTTGGGCGACCTATAATGTGACTCACGATAAAGAAGGTGAAACCCGCCAGCAAGTCGGGCTCAGCGGAACCGCACTGGACGATCATCGTCTTAGTTATTCGCTTCAGCAAAGTCATACCCGGCAAGTCGGAAACGACAGCAGCAATATCAATACTTCCTATCGGTCATCCTACGGCACGCTGAATGCCGGTTATTACTACGACAGCGATTCACAGCAAATCAGTTACGGCGTTGCAGGTGGCGTCGTCGCCCATGCTCATGGCGTTACACTATCCCAACCTCTGGGCGATTCATTTGCCCTAATTGATACCAACGGGGCGAGTGGTGCAAGAGTACAAAACCTGCCTGGCCTCAGGACGGACTGGCGTGGCTACGCAGTCGTCCCTTACCTCACGTCTTATACCGAAAACCGTATCGTTCTCGACACAACGACCCTGCCTGATGACGTGGATGTGACCAACACGTCTGAATTAGTCATTCCCAATAAAGGTGCCATGGTCGTGGCGCATTTCGATGCCCATATAGGCGCTCGCGCCTTAATCAAACTTGTCCGCAATGACGGCACGGCCGTGCCTTTCGGGGCTGTCGCGGTCAGTGAAGATCAATCGCTGGAAAACATCGTCGATGATGGCGGAGTTCTTTATCTCACAGGGATAAAAACTGATGAGCAGGTGGGGTTACATGTGAAGTGGGGGATTGCGGCTAACCAACAATGTAAAGCCAGCATAAATTTGAAACCCGTTGCATCGTCGGTGCAATCCGTCACGGCCTCATGCCTTTAA
- a CDS encoding fimbrial protein, translated as MNLRKSVLFALTLGFSGFYALPVLAGTATCDPRSGSATAYENSILRDLSSSENARGSIINEAMNSSQQSYQISCNCSAADASSANGVLIMYTLQTTLPLGHTTNYFKINDHLDVTTQVAIPKNGNVTVPTSKAVSDGTHHWDKENTGICAQQSTQDNLITGSQGNIDLYITTPFIGELTIPRTEIARVYASSATVTTTAPPLGSPVAILYLSGTITVPQNCEINQGEIISVRFGTIQASRFTKINTPPDGYRPIAFDIKYDCTKNGLPVIPNNDKLEMILEGQDVENQYYLIARRRPSDNKADIGIVVQDAGGTYMPFAQGVLPMNQNGLGKVTLTAFPINLVGGELDTGEFEATATLKVDIR; from the coding sequence ATGAACCTCAGAAAAAGCGTTTTATTTGCACTGACATTAGGTTTTTCAGGTTTCTATGCATTACCTGTGTTAGCAGGCACTGCCACTTGTGATCCCAGGAGTGGTAGTGCGACGGCTTATGAAAATTCTATTTTACGCGACTTGAGTAGCAGCGAAAATGCACGAGGTAGCATTATCAATGAGGCAATGAACAGCAGTCAGCAAAGCTATCAAATTAGCTGCAACTGTTCAGCAGCAGATGCATCAAGCGCGAATGGAGTGCTGATAATGTACACGCTTCAAACCACACTCCCGCTCGGCCATACCACTAACTACTTTAAAATTAATGATCATCTCGACGTAACGACTCAGGTCGCCATCCCTAAAAATGGCAACGTTACAGTTCCTACCAGCAAAGCGGTCAGTGACGGAACGCACCATTGGGACAAAGAAAACACCGGTATCTGTGCACAACAGAGCACACAGGATAACTTGATCACCGGTTCGCAGGGCAATATAGACCTTTATATTACGACACCTTTTATTGGCGAACTCACTATTCCACGAACTGAAATTGCCCGGGTTTATGCCTCTTCGGCAACCGTAACTACAACAGCGCCACCCTTGGGATCGCCTGTAGCTATTTTGTATCTCAGCGGAACCATTACGGTGCCTCAAAACTGTGAGATTAATCAGGGAGAAATTATCTCCGTCAGGTTCGGAACCATTCAGGCCAGCCGTTTCACAAAAATAAACACGCCACCGGACGGTTACCGGCCCATAGCCTTTGATATCAAATATGACTGCACAAAAAACGGCCTACCGGTCATCCCCAACAACGATAAATTAGAGATGATTCTGGAGGGGCAGGACGTTGAGAATCAATATTACCTGATTGCACGCCGCCGCCCTTCAGATAACAAAGCTGATATAGGGATTGTGGTGCAGGATGCCGGTGGAACTTACATGCCCTTTGCGCAAGGTGTTTTACCCATGAATCAGAACGGATTGGGAAAAGTCACCCTGACCGCATTTCCAATAAATCTGGTCGGCGGCGAACTCGATACTGGCGAATTCGAAGCGACGGCTACGCTAAAAGTTGATATCCGCTAA